The Sporosarcina ureae genome includes a region encoding these proteins:
- the alaS gene encoding alanine--tRNA ligase, producing MRKLTASEIRQMFLDYFQEHGHTVEPSAALVPVDDASLLWINSGVATLKKYFDGRVIPENPRITNAQKSIRTNDIENVGYTARHHTFFEMLGNFSIGDYFKEEAIVRAWDFLTNEQWIGFDPERLSITIHPEDEEAYAIWKNQIGIPEERIIRLEGNFWDIGEGPSGPNSEIFYDRGPTYGDDFSDPELYPGGENERYLEIWNLVFSEFNHNPDHTYTPLPKKNIDTGMGLERMASVIQDVPTNFDTDLFLPIIEAVENVSGRKYGESTQVDTAFKVISDHIRTVAFAIGDGALPSNEGRGYVLRRLLRRAVRFAKQLGIDKPFMYMLVPIVGDIMKDFYPEVHEKQAFIMKVVKNEEDRFHETLHDGMAILTTIIEKAKASGLPIVSGSDAFKLYDTYGFPFELTEEFALEEDVAVDRIGFDEEMAAQRNRARAARAASDSMHVQSGVLGEIHEASEFIGYGQLETTAIVNVLVQDGQRIAHASEGETVQLMLDQTPFYAESGGQIADKGTISNESFIAEVRDVKKAPNGQNLHTVFISSGELNEGASVSAKVDEYSRSLTVKNHTATHLLHRALKDVLGEHVNQAGSYVGPDRLRFDFSHFGQVTKEELERIEFQVNEQVWAGTPVNTIISPIAEAKEMGAMALFGEKYGDIVRVVKVGDYSVELCGGCHVRNTSDINVFKIVSESGIGAGTRRIEAFTGGQAFRSFKEDQAIIYEIAATAKATPKTVVTKVESILADFKELQRENESLQAKMGNSQLASVMETAQQIEDVTVISAHVEVKDNNGLRQLIDEMKQKTSKGVIVLGTVTDGKVMLAAGVTDDLKGGNYHAGKIVNHVASLCGGKGGGRPDMAMAGAKDASKLDEALQSVYDYVKSV from the coding sequence ATGAGAAAACTTACGGCATCTGAAATTCGCCAAATGTTTTTAGACTATTTTCAAGAGCACGGACATACTGTAGAACCATCAGCTGCATTAGTGCCAGTTGATGATGCATCACTACTATGGATCAACAGTGGAGTCGCCACATTGAAGAAATACTTTGATGGACGAGTGATTCCTGAAAATCCGCGGATTACGAATGCACAAAAATCCATCCGCACAAACGATATTGAAAATGTCGGCTACACAGCACGTCACCATACGTTCTTTGAAATGCTCGGCAACTTTTCTATTGGTGATTATTTCAAAGAAGAAGCCATTGTGCGTGCGTGGGATTTCCTGACAAATGAACAATGGATTGGTTTTGATCCAGAACGATTATCCATTACTATCCATCCGGAAGATGAAGAAGCATACGCAATCTGGAAAAATCAGATCGGTATTCCAGAAGAGCGTATCATTCGTCTCGAAGGAAACTTCTGGGATATCGGTGAAGGTCCGAGTGGTCCGAACTCTGAAATCTTCTACGATCGTGGCCCGACTTACGGCGACGATTTCTCAGATCCTGAATTATATCCAGGTGGAGAAAACGAACGCTATTTGGAAATTTGGAACTTAGTATTCTCTGAGTTCAATCATAATCCTGATCACACGTACACACCGCTTCCGAAGAAAAACATCGATACAGGAATGGGTCTTGAGCGTATGGCATCGGTGATCCAAGACGTGCCTACAAACTTCGATACAGACTTGTTCTTACCGATCATTGAAGCCGTTGAAAATGTGTCAGGCAGAAAATACGGTGAATCTACGCAAGTAGACACAGCATTTAAAGTAATTTCGGATCATATCCGCACAGTAGCATTCGCTATCGGAGATGGAGCACTTCCATCCAATGAAGGCCGCGGCTATGTTTTACGTCGTCTATTAAGAAGAGCGGTTCGTTTCGCGAAACAATTAGGCATTGATAAGCCGTTCATGTACATGCTGGTGCCAATTGTCGGGGATATCATGAAAGACTTCTACCCTGAAGTCCATGAGAAACAAGCATTCATTATGAAAGTCGTGAAAAACGAAGAAGATCGCTTCCACGAAACTTTGCATGACGGTATGGCGATTTTAACGACAATCATTGAAAAGGCAAAAGCTTCAGGCTTGCCAATCGTTTCAGGCAGCGACGCGTTCAAACTCTATGACACATACGGCTTCCCGTTTGAACTGACAGAGGAATTCGCCCTTGAAGAAGACGTGGCAGTCGATCGTATCGGGTTTGACGAAGAAATGGCTGCCCAACGAAATCGTGCACGTGCTGCGCGTGCCGCTTCAGACTCTATGCATGTTCAATCGGGCGTACTTGGTGAAATTCATGAAGCAAGCGAATTCATTGGCTATGGTCAACTAGAAACAACCGCGATTGTCAACGTCCTAGTTCAAGATGGTCAACGGATCGCGCATGCATCTGAAGGAGAAACCGTACAACTTATGTTGGATCAGACACCGTTCTACGCAGAAAGTGGCGGTCAAATAGCTGATAAAGGAACGATCTCCAACGAATCGTTTATAGCGGAAGTTCGCGACGTGAAAAAAGCACCGAATGGCCAGAACTTGCACACAGTCTTCATCAGTTCAGGAGAATTGAATGAAGGCGCATCAGTTAGCGCAAAAGTGGACGAGTACTCACGAAGTCTGACAGTCAAAAATCACACAGCTACACACTTATTGCATCGCGCATTGAAAGATGTTCTAGGTGAACATGTCAATCAAGCAGGGTCATATGTTGGACCGGATCGCCTTCGCTTTGACTTCTCCCATTTTGGACAAGTTACAAAGGAAGAACTGGAGCGCATTGAATTCCAAGTGAATGAACAAGTTTGGGCAGGTACCCCTGTCAATACGATCATTTCACCTATTGCGGAAGCGAAAGAAATGGGTGCGATGGCATTGTTCGGTGAAAAGTACGGCGATATCGTTCGCGTAGTGAAAGTCGGAGACTACTCTGTAGAGCTTTGTGGAGGTTGTCACGTTCGCAACACGTCCGACATCAACGTATTCAAAATCGTTTCAGAAAGCGGCATTGGAGCGGGTACGCGACGTATTGAAGCCTTCACGGGCGGACAAGCATTCCGTTCATTTAAAGAAGATCAAGCGATCATCTATGAAATAGCAGCAACTGCGAAAGCGACTCCAAAAACAGTCGTGACGAAAGTCGAATCGATACTCGCTGACTTTAAAGAACTTCAACGGGAAAATGAATCGCTGCAAGCGAAGATGGGCAACAGCCAATTGGCAAGTGTCATGGAAACGGCTCAGCAGATCGAAGACGTGACAGTCATTTCTGCACATGTTGAAGTGAAAGACAATAACGGTTTACGTCAATTGATTGACGAAATGAAACAAAAAACTTCCAAAGGCGTCATTGTACTTGGTACAGTAACGGATGGGAAAGTAATGCTGGCGGCGGGCGTGACCGATGACTTAAAAGGCGGCAACTACCACGCAGGCAAAATCGTCAACCATGTTGCGTCGCTTTGTGGCGGAAAAGGCGGCGGACGTCCTGACATGGCGATGGCAGGAGCGAAAGACGCGTCAAAACTTGATGAAGCGCTTCAATCCGTGTATGATTATGTAAAATCTGTTTAA